A stretch of Gemmobacter fulvus DNA encodes these proteins:
- the nuoL gene encoding NADH-quinone oxidoreductase subunit L, which translates to MATIILLAPLVGALICGFGWRFFGEFAGQVITTALVFLAAALSWVIFLGFDGETQHIHLLTWIQSGSLDTEWAIRLDRLTAIMLVVVNSVSALVHLYSFGYMAHDDNWGEGEHYKARFFAYLSFFTFAMLTLITSDNLVQMFFGWEGVGVASYLLIGFYYRKPSANAAAMKAFIVNRVGDFGFALGIFALFFLTDSIRFDDVFAAAPELAQTNLHFLWADWNAANLIGVLLFIGAMGKSAQLGLHTWLPDAMEGPTPVSALIHAATMVTAGVFLVCRMSPLYEFAPSATTMITVLGATTAFFAATVGLVQNDIKRVIAYSTCSQLGYMFVAAGVGAYPVAMFHLFTHAFFKAMLFLGAGSVIHATHHEQDMRNYGGLRKKIPLTFWAMMIGTLAITGVGIPLTHYGFAGFLSKDAVIESAYVGSNYAFWLLVIAACMTSFYSWRLMFLTFYGESRAHGHDAHGHAAHGHDAHGHDDHGHGHHEPHESPAVMLIPLGVLALGAVFSGMIWYNSFFGDEAKMNAWFGMEAAVHHAAEGEAHAAPEATEAATTEAAPGTEAHAADTHAVAAAPKGAISILPYGPEELAAVKERIGFHEGEGHHEPTTIIAAAHSVPKWVKVSPFIAMLLGLALAYQFYIRRPDLPKRLAATQRPLYEFLLNKWYFDELYDAIFVAPAKWLGSFLWRKGDGAVIDGSINGVAMGLIPMLTRFAARMQSGYIFHYAFAMVLGIAALVTWMSLSGGAH; encoded by the coding sequence ATGGCCACGATCATCCTTCTTGCGCCCCTTGTCGGCGCCCTGATCTGCGGCTTCGGCTGGCGGTTCTTTGGCGAGTTTGCCGGGCAGGTCATTACCACGGCGCTGGTCTTTCTTGCGGCGGCCCTGTCCTGGGTTATCTTTCTGGGCTTCGACGGCGAAACCCAGCATATCCACCTGCTGACCTGGATCCAGTCCGGCAGCCTTGACACCGAATGGGCGATCCGGCTGGACCGGCTGACCGCGATCATGCTGGTGGTGGTGAACTCCGTCTCGGCGCTCGTGCATCTCTACAGCTTCGGCTACATGGCGCATGACGACAACTGGGGCGAGGGCGAACATTACAAGGCGCGGTTCTTCGCTTATCTCTCGTTCTTCACCTTCGCCATGCTGACGCTGATCACCTCTGACAACCTGGTGCAGATGTTCTTCGGCTGGGAAGGCGTGGGCGTCGCGTCTTACCTGCTGATCGGCTTCTATTACCGCAAGCCTTCGGCCAATGCCGCCGCGATGAAGGCGTTCATCGTCAACCGCGTGGGTGACTTCGGCTTTGCGCTTGGCATCTTTGCGCTGTTCTTCCTGACCGACAGCATCCGCTTTGACGATGTGTTCGCGGCCGCACCGGAACTGGCGCAGACCAATCTGCATTTCCTCTGGGCCGACTGGAACGCTGCGAACCTGATCGGTGTGCTGCTGTTCATCGGCGCGATGGGCAAATCGGCCCAGCTTGGCCTGCACACCTGGCTGCCGGATGCGATGGAAGGCCCGACCCCGGTGTCGGCGCTGATTCACGCGGCAACCATGGTGACGGCGGGCGTGTTCCTCGTGTGCCGCATGTCGCCGCTCTATGAATTCGCGCCTTCGGCCACCACCATGATCACCGTGCTGGGGGCGACGACGGCGTTCTTTGCTGCCACCGTCGGTCTGGTGCAGAACGACATCAAGCGCGTGATCGCCTATTCGACCTGTTCGCAACTGGGCTACATGTTCGTCGCTGCCGGGGTGGGGGCCTACCCGGTCGCCATGTTCCACCTGTTCACGCATGCCTTCTTCAAGGCGATGCTGTTTCTGGGCGCCGGGTCGGTGATCCATGCAACACATCACGAACAGGACATGCGCAACTATGGTGGTCTGCGCAAAAAGATCCCGCTGACCTTCTGGGCGATGATGATCGGCACGCTGGCCATCACCGGCGTCGGTATCCCGCTGACCCATTACGGCTTTGCAGGCTTCCTGTCGAAAGATGCCGTGATCGAAAGCGCCTATGTCGGCTCCAACTATGCCTTCTGGCTGTTGGTGATCGCGGCCTGCATGACCTCGTTCTATTCGTGGCGCCTGATGTTCCTCACCTTCTACGGGGAAAGCCGCGCGCATGGGCATGATGCCCACGGACATGCCGCGCATGGTCACGACGCCCATGGCCATGATGATCACGGCCACGGCCATCACGAACCGCATGAAAGCCCGGCTGTCATGCTGATCCCGCTGGGCGTTCTGGCGCTTGGGGCGGTGTTCTCGGGCATGATCTGGTACAACAGCTTCTTTGGCGATGAAGCCAAGATGAATGCCTGGTTCGGCATGGAAGCCGCCGTGCATCACGCCGCCGAAGGCGAGGCGCATGCCGCCCCCGAGGCAACAGAAGCTGCGACGACCGAAGCCGCTCCGGGCACCGAGGCCCATGCCGCCGACACCCATGCGGTCGCTGCCGCGCCCAAGGGTGCCATCAGCATCCTGCCCTATGGCCCGGAAGAGCTGGCGGCCGTCAAGGAGCGGATCGGCTTCCACGAGGGTGAAGGCCATCACGAGCCGACCACCATCATCGCCGCGGCCCATTCGGTGCCGAAATGGGTGAAGGTCTCGCCGTTCATCGCCATGCTGCTCGGCCTTGCGCTGGCCTATCAGTTCTACATCCGTCGGCCCGATCTGCCGAAACGCTTGGCCGCCACGCAGCGTCCGCTTTACGAATTCCTGCTCAACAAGTGGTATTTCGACGAGCTGTATGACGCGATCTTCGTGGCCCCGGCGAAATGGCTTGGTTCCTTCCTGTGGCGGAAGGGTGATGGCGCAGTGATCGACGGGTCGATCAACGGTGTTGCCATGGGCCTCATTCCGATGCTGACGCGCTTTGCCGCCCGGATGCAATCGGGTTACATCTTCCACTACGCATTCGCCATGGTGCTGGGCATCGCTGCCCTTGTCACCTGGATGTCGCTCTCGGGGGGCGCACACTAA
- the nuoK gene encoding NADH-quinone oxidoreductase subunit NuoK → MVGLEHYLTVAAALFVIGIFGIFLNRKNVIVILMSIELMLLAVNINLVAFSSFLGDLVGQVFTMFVLTVAAAEAAIGLAILVSFFRTRGTIDVEDANVMKG, encoded by the coding sequence ATGGTAGGACTGGAACATTACCTGACGGTGGCGGCGGCGTTGTTCGTCATCGGCATCTTCGGCATCTTCCTCAACCGGAAGAACGTGATCGTCATCCTGATGTCGATTGAACTCATGCTGCTGGCGGTGAACATCAACCTTGTCGCCTTCTCCAGCTTCCTTGGCGATCTGGTGGGGCAGGTGTTCACCATGTTCGTGCTGACCGTGGCCGCAGCCGAGGCCGCCATCGGCCTTGCGATCCTCGTCAGCTTCTTCCGCACCCGCGGCACCATCGACGTCGAAGACGCCAACGTGATGAAAGGCTGA
- a CDS encoding NADH-quinone oxidoreductase subunit J, which produces MSVADYAFYCFAVVAVAAGLMVTVSRNPVHSVLWLILTFLSAAGLFVLLGAEFVAMLLIIVYVGAVAVLFLFVVMMLDIDFAELKGEMARTMPLALLVGVIILLQFGMAFAVWTQAEGALGLRQAVTPAISEMENTRALGMLIYDQYIYLFQASGLILLVAMIGAIVLTLRHRKDVKRQNVLHQMWRDPAKAMELKDVKPGQGL; this is translated from the coding sequence ATGAGCGTTGCCGATTACGCCTTCTATTGCTTTGCCGTGGTGGCGGTGGCTGCGGGCCTGATGGTCACGGTGTCGCGCAACCCGGTGCATTCGGTGCTGTGGCTGATCCTTACCTTCCTGTCGGCGGCGGGCCTGTTCGTGCTGCTGGGGGCCGAGTTCGTGGCCATGCTGCTGATCATCGTCTATGTCGGCGCGGTGGCGGTGCTGTTCCTGTTCGTGGTGATGATGCTCGACATTGATTTTGCCGAACTGAAGGGCGAGATGGCCCGCACCATGCCGCTGGCGCTGCTGGTCGGTGTGATCATCCTGCTGCAATTCGGCATGGCCTTTGCCGTCTGGACCCAGGCCGAAGGTGCCTTGGGGCTGCGCCAGGCCGTGACGCCCGCGATCTCTGAAATGGAGAACACCCGTGCGCTGGGGATGCTGATCTATGACCAATACATCTACCTGTTCCAGGCATCGGGCCTGATCCTGCTGGTCGCCATGATCGGCGCCATCGTGCTGACCCTGCGCCACCGCAAGGACGTGAAACGCCAGAACGTGCTGCACCAGATGTGGCGCGATCCGGCCAAGGCGATGGAACTGAAAGACGTGAAGCCGGGGCAGGGCTTGTGA
- a CDS encoding carboxymuconolactone decarboxylase family protein, with the protein MNEDFTKLFKTMMEQGQEMVRALNPSLETMSVKGFETFMPTMTKDMMEMWFGRTFNREGLDAKTRLLVTISALTVLGAHAEAQLKLTIRHALEAGATKREIAEVIWQMSMFGGLPAMQKALEMAQAVFAETEEKNA; encoded by the coding sequence ATGAACGAAGATTTCACCAAACTTTTCAAGACGATGATGGAGCAGGGGCAGGAGATGGTCCGCGCCTTGAATCCGTCGCTGGAAACCATGTCGGTGAAAGGCTTCGAGACTTTCATGCCCACCATGACGAAAGACATGATGGAAATGTGGTTCGGCCGCACCTTCAACCGCGAAGGGCTGGATGCGAAAACCCGGCTGCTGGTGACCATTTCGGCGCTGACGGTGCTGGGCGCCCATGCCGAGGCGCAGCTGAAACTGACCATCCGCCATGCGCTTGAGGCGGGGGCAACCAAACGCGAGATTGCGGAAGTGATCTGGCAGATGAGCATGTTCGGCGGGCTGCCCGCCATGCAGAAGGCGCTTGAGATGGCTCAGGCGGTTTTTGCGGAAACCGAGGAGAAAAACGCATGA
- the nuoI gene encoding NADH-quinone oxidoreductase subunit NuoI has product MGAMDMNRAVKYFLLVDFIKGFGLGLKYFFAPKATLNYPHEKGPLSPRFRGEHALRRYANGEERCIACKLCEAICPAQAITIDAEPREDGSRRTTRYDIDMTKCIYCGFCQEACPVDAIVEGPNFEFSTETREELYYNKEKLLENGARWEAEIARNLELDAPYR; this is encoded by the coding sequence ATGGGCGCGATGGATATGAACCGGGCCGTGAAATACTTCCTGCTCGTGGATTTCATCAAAGGCTTTGGCCTGGGGTTGAAGTATTTCTTCGCCCCCAAGGCGACGCTGAACTATCCGCATGAAAAGGGCCCGCTGTCGCCCCGGTTCCGTGGTGAACACGCGCTGCGTCGCTATGCCAATGGCGAGGAACGCTGCATCGCCTGCAAGCTGTGCGAGGCGATCTGCCCGGCGCAGGCCATCACCATCGACGCAGAACCGCGCGAGGATGGCTCGCGCCGCACCACGCGCTATGACATCGACATGACGAAATGTATCTATTGCGGCTTCTGTCAGGAAGCCTGCCCGGTGGATGCCATCGTCGAAGGCCCGAACTTCGAATTCTCGACCGAAACGCGCGAAGAGCTTTACTACAACAAGGAAAAGCTGCTGGAGAATGGCGCGCGCTGGGAAGCCGAAATTGCCCGCAACCTCGAGCTTGACGCTCCGTATCGGTGA
- a CDS encoding class I SAM-dependent methyltransferase, which produces MGVDYVLFDQLCQLSGRFRPEGRTLMLGRHAFKPNGRFSRLYERSWRRAGKEGSFQQTVQEDGFCETLMEKLGFGQMEAMDFSDYEGAGILHDLNRPVAPELEGQFDFIFDGGTLEHVFNVPVALQSVFRMLKPGGRFVSANGMNGWLAHGIYQFSPELVWTFWGRTAGCQVHRCLGLRTVPEKGAQPFVFPDPALKGNRLRLGKTDFPKDRVYLYYEVERLAESSLGDIMLQSDYVKKWAPHSTAGALQETKAKEA; this is translated from the coding sequence ATGGGGGTCGATTACGTCCTTTTTGATCAGCTTTGCCAGCTTTCGGGGCGGTTCCGCCCCGAGGGCCGGACGCTGATGCTTGGGCGTCATGCCTTCAAGCCGAACGGACGTTTCAGCCGGTTGTATGAACGGTCGTGGCGGCGCGCGGGCAAAGAGGGCAGTTTCCAGCAGACCGTGCAGGAAGATGGCTTCTGCGAAACGCTGATGGAAAAGCTGGGCTTCGGCCAGATGGAGGCGATGGACTTTTCGGATTACGAGGGTGCAGGTATCCTGCATGACCTCAACCGACCCGTCGCGCCGGAGCTGGAAGGCCAGTTCGACTTTATCTTTGACGGCGGCACGCTGGAACACGTGTTCAATGTGCCGGTGGCGCTGCAAAGCGTGTTCCGCATGTTGAAACCGGGCGGGCGCTTCGTGTCGGCCAACGGGATGAACGGCTGGCTTGCGCATGGCATCTATCAGTTCAGTCCCGAGCTTGTCTGGACCTTCTGGGGCCGGACGGCGGGCTGTCAGGTTCATCGCTGCCTTGGCCTGCGCACCGTGCCGGAAAAGGGCGCACAGCCTTTTGTTTTTCCGGATCCGGCGCTAAAGGGCAACCGGCTGCGTCTGGGCAAAACCGACTTTCCGAAGGACCGGGTCTATCTCTACTACGAGGTGGAGCGTCTCGCGGAGAGCAGTCTTGGCGATATCATGCTGCAAAGCGACTATGTGAAGAAATGGGCCCCGCACAGCACTGCGGGCGCGCTGCAAGAAACAAAGGCAAAGGAAGCTTAA
- the nuoH gene encoding NADH-quinone oxidoreductase subunit NuoH — translation MAEFLQTGLGTALLIAAQSLLVIAFVMISLLFLVYGDRKIWAAVQMRRGPNVVGAFGLLQSVADALKYVVKEVVVPAGADRPVFFLAPILSFVLAMIAWAVIPFSDGWVLSDINVAILYVFAISSLEVYGVIMGGWASNSKYPFLGSLRSAAQMISYEVSLGLIIIGIIISTGSMNFSHIVAAQDTSYGLFGWYWLPHLPMVALFFISALAETNRPPFDLPEAESELVAGYQVEYSATPFLLFMAGEYIAIFLMCALISLLFFGGWLSPIPGLPDGALWMVGKMAFFFFMFAMVKAIVPRYRYDQLMRIGWKVFLPLSLGWVVLVSFLAKYEVLGGLWARWSIGG, via the coding sequence ATGGCTGAATTTCTGCAAACCGGGCTCGGGACGGCGCTGCTGATCGCCGCGCAAAGCCTTCTGGTCATCGCCTTCGTGATGATTTCGCTGCTGTTCCTCGTTTATGGCGACCGCAAGATCTGGGCCGCCGTGCAGATGCGGCGCGGCCCGAACGTTGTGGGGGCCTTTGGCCTGCTGCAATCGGTGGCCGATGCGCTGAAATATGTGGTGAAAGAAGTCGTGGTGCCGGCCGGGGCCGACCGCCCGGTGTTCTTCCTCGCGCCGATCCTGTCCTTCGTGCTGGCGATGATTGCCTGGGCGGTGATCCCGTTCAGCGATGGCTGGGTTCTGTCGGATATCAACGTGGCCATTCTCTATGTCTTCGCCATCTCCTCGCTGGAGGTGTATGGCGTGATCATGGGCGGCTGGGCGTCGAACTCCAAATACCCGTTCCTCGGCTCGCTCCGCTCTGCCGCGCAGATGATCTCGTATGAGGTCAGCCTGGGCCTGATCATCATCGGCATCATCATCTCCACCGGCTCGATGAACTTCTCGCATATCGTGGCGGCGCAGGACACCAGCTATGGCCTGTTCGGCTGGTACTGGCTGCCGCATCTGCCGATGGTGGCGCTGTTCTTCATCTCGGCGCTGGCAGAAACCAACCGCCCGCCCTTCGATCTACCCGAAGCGGAATCGGAACTGGTTGCGGGCTATCAGGTGGAATATTCGGCAACGCCGTTCCTGCTGTTCATGGCTGGGGAATATATCGCCATCTTCCTGATGTGCGCGCTGATCTCGCTCCTGTTCTTCGGCGGCTGGCTGTCGCCCATTCCGGGCCTGCCGGATGGCGCGCTGTGGATGGTCGGCAAGATGGCGTTCTTCTTCTTCATGTTCGCCATGGTGAAGGCCATCGTGCCGCGCTACCGCTATGATCAGCTGATGCGGATCGGCTGGAAAGTGTTCCTGCCGCTGTCGCTCGGCTGGGTGGTGCTGGTGTCGTTCCTGGCGAAATACGAAGTGCTGGGCGGGCTCTGGGCGCGCTGGTCCATCGGGGGCTGA